The following coding sequences are from one Arachis hypogaea cultivar Tifrunner chromosome 7, arahy.Tifrunner.gnm2.J5K5, whole genome shotgun sequence window:
- the LOC112702239 gene encoding uncharacterized protein produces the protein MEIHSSASMLKILLFLCISSSTILLQAQAETIKYCEKSANYVVKVSDAKILPDPVVRGEPFTFKISAYTPETIPSGDLVYEITYAGAEGAPAIFHHDLCEEAACPLPAGDFTLIHTELLPSYTPLGTYNVKLTFNDYKDNQLTCIKFPFKIGSESSVSSI, from the exons ATGGAGATTCACTCTTCTGCTTCAATGCTCAAAATACTCCTCTTCCTATGCATTTCTTCTTCCACCATTTTGCTACAAGCTCAAGCTGAGACTATCAAATACTGcg AGAAGAGTGCAAACTATGTTGTGAAGGTGAGTGATGCGAAGATATTACCAGATCCTGTGGTCAGAGGAGAGCCCTTCACCTTCAAGATCTCTGCTTAtacac CTGAAACAATTCCAAGTGGGGACTTAGTGTATGAAATTACATATGCTGGAGCAGAAGGAGCACCTGCTATATTTCACCATGATCTATGTGAGGAAGCAGCTTGTCCTCTTCCTGCTGGCGATTTCACCCTCATTCACACTGAATTGTTGCCTTCCTATACTCCACTG GGAACCTATAATGTGAAGCTGACATTCAACGACTATAAGGACAACCAATTAACCTGCATTAAATTTCCCTTCAAAATCGGTTCTGAATCATCAGTGTCTTCAATCtag
- the LOC112702240 gene encoding uncharacterized protein isoform X1, whose protein sequence is MAGEMVELLLINGGTGKMRRAEVTVEELLVDRAVKEECTYENLPKRLQATVSSKDEWHKRIVQHCIKKRLQWSSCYARKVSKENEYYDEMIPYLRKHLALFPYHLSEYVCRVMRVSAFRYYCDMLFEVMKNEQPYDSIPNFSAADALRLTGIGRNEFIDIMNKCRSKKIMWKINKSIAREHLPTQPVDFPIEPWWGVCLVNFTLDEFKKLSEDEMATIDKVCKEEANSFVMFDAAVVRALSKRGLVYFDIPVYPDDRLKVSRLEGFVSNREQSFEDPIEDLVYAVFVVSNENATVSELATTLQADLSHLQAAAAFMCRLGWATKAMDPQPVVLDTSIPGSPKSVSGDEDAFSACLGSENQLVDGESIQGDTPRSKNHGHRSSYTRVAFMVDANITSYLMMGSVSPGLKSHAVTLYEAGKLGHASIDDLCKDLSTIEGVTFEGELQEFADHASSLRCVLECLQSGGVLTTVAKEEEEIDKTSVVTSSNDEAKEEEGNGKTSAVTSSNDEAKEEEGNGKTSVVTSSNDKAKEEEGIGKTSAVTSSNDEAEEEEGIGKTREVTSSNDEAEEEEGIGKTREVTSSNDEAEEEEGIGNMNMVTSSNDEAKEDEGIGNMSMVTSSNDESSSVITAVSSAEKSENSRISEADINNDNLLDSEEHEETSISSEPVPSSMKDETHHSPSEDDSGHIHKASKSDTHIPVVENPLILGIEKLKKRKKYRVDILRSESLASLAPATLNRLFIHDYDIVVSIVPLPSSSILPKPTGPIHFGPPAYSSMTPWMKLVLYSTIARGPLSVVLMKGQCLSLLPAPLAGCEKALIWSWDGSAIGGLGKKVEGNLVKGSILLHCLNSLLRYSAVLVLPLSRADLSKSGNVITLDIPLPLKNSDGTVASVGKELGLSEEENSKLKPLLTELAKTAELSSVGYIRLLRLFSGRESNKLSSGTYDWVPLSVEFGIPLFSPKLCSNICKRIASSGLLQCDSFSEHHDAMVSLRKKLRDVCADYQSTGSAAKLLYHKEQPRDFSGPITNYASGRWNSFRDAASPISGTSTPQQRVKLANRQRFQTGVLCFDGSNIRSYALAPAYETSTRTIAEMQHTDTTNTEPEENDSKEATLPGVNIIFDGSELHPFEICACLQARQPVSLIIEAATASASTTIK, encoded by the exons ATGGCTGGAG aAATGGTGGAATTGTTGTTGATTAATGGGGGTACTGGGAAAATGCGGCGTGCTGAGGTGACAGTTGAGGAACTGCTGGTGGACAGAGCAGTCAAGGAAGAATGCACATATGAGAATCTTCCCAAAAGGCTGCAAGCAACTGTGTCTTCCAAAGATGAATGGCACAAAAG GATAGTTCAGCACTGCATAAAGAAGAGACTTCAATGGAGTAGTTGTTATGCCCGGAAAGTCAGTAAAGAAAATGAATATTATGACGAAATGATACCGTACTTGCGAAAGCATCTTGCT CTATTTCCATATCACTTGTCAGAGTACGTGTGTCGTGTAATGAGAGTATCAGCTTTCAGATATTACTGTGATATGCTTTTTGAAGTAATGAAAAATG agCAACCTTATGACAGCATCCCAAATTTTAGTGCCGCAGATGCTTTAAGACTTACAGGAATTGGGAGAAATGAATTTATTGATATAATGAACAAGTGCAGATCTAAG AAAATCATGTGGAAAATAAACAAGTCAATAGCAAGAGAACATTTGCCTACTCAACCTGTGGATTTTCCAATTGAACCATGGTGGGGAGTTTGCCTTGTCAACTTTACATTGGATGAATTTAAG AAACTCTCCGAAGATGAAATGGCCACAATAGACAAAGTCTGCAAGGAAGAGGCAAATTCATTTGTCATGTTTGATGCTGCTGTTGTAAGGGCTCTTAGCAAACGAGGACTGGTCTACTTTGACATTCCTGTCTATCCTGATGACCGACTCAAAG TTTCCAGGCTTGAAGGTTTTGTTTCTAACAGGGAGCAGTCTTTTGAAGATCCTATTGAAGA TTTGGTGTATGCAGTTTTTGTTGTTTCAAATGAAAATGCAACTGTTAGTGAGTTGGCAACAACGCTACAGGCTGATTTGTCACATCTGCAGGCAGCTGCTGCTTTTATGTGTAGATTGGGATGGGCAACAAAAGCAATGGATCCTCAACCTGTTGTTCTAGATACAAGTATACCTGGTTCTCCTAAGAGTGTAAGTGGTGACGAAGATGCCTTTAGTGCTTGTTTGGGTTCAGAGAATCAGCTTGTTGATGGTGAATCCATTCAAGGGGATACTCCACGTTCAAAGAACCATGGCCATCGTTCTTCTTATACTCGTGTTGCTTTCATGGTTGATGCCAATATTACTTCATATCTTATGATGGGTTCTGTTTCACCAG GTCTGAAATCTCATGCAGTAACACTATATGAAGCGGGGAAGTTGGGTCATGCCAGCATTGATGATCTTTGCAAGGATCTTAGTACTATAGAGGGTGTAACATTTGAGGGAGAACTACAGGAATTCGCAGATCATGCATCTAGTCTGCGTTGTGTATTAGAATGTCTACAATCAGGGGGAGTACTAACTACTGTAGCTAAAGAAGAGGAGGAAATTGATAAGACGAGTGTGGTTACTTCAAGCAATGATGAAgctaaagaggaggaaggaaatGGTAAGACGAGTGCGGTTACTTCAAGCAATGATGAAgctaaagaggaggaaggaaatGGTAAGACGAGTGTGGTTACTTCAAGCAATGATAAAgctaaagaggaggaaggaaTTGGTAAGACGAGTGCAGTTACTTCAAGCAATGATGAAGCTGAAGAGGAGGAAGGAATTGGTAAGACGAGGGAAGTTACTTCAAGCAATGATGAAGCTGAAGAGGAGGAAGGAATTGGTAAGACGAGGGAAGTTACTTCAAGCAATGATGAAGCGGAAGAAGAGGAAGGAATTGGTAATATGAATATGGTTACTTCAAGCAATGATGAAGCTAAAGAGGATGAAGGAATTGGTAACATGAGTATGGTTACTTCAAGTAATGATGAGTCAAGTTCTGTGATCACAGCAGTATCTTCTGCAGAAAAGTCAGAAAACTCTCGTATTTCAGAGGCTGATATAAACAATGATAATTTATTAGATTCAGAAGAGCATGAGGAGACTTCTATTTCCTCTGAACCTGTTCCTAGTAGTATGAAGGATGAAACCCATCATAGTCCATCGGAAGATGACAGTGGTCACATTCATAAAGCTAGTAAGTCAGACACACATATCCCGGTTGTTGAGAATCCATTAATACTTGGAATAGAAAAgctaaaaaagagaaagaaatatcGTGTAGATATCCTCCGCTCTGAAAGTTTGGCTTCTCTTGCACCAGCAACTCTTAATCGTCTATTTATTCATGATTATGATATAGTTGTGTCCATAGTGCCTCTTCCTAGTTCATCAATTCTTCCTAAACCCACAGGTCCAATTCATTTTGGTCCTCCTGCCTATTCTTCTATGACTCCATGGATGAAATTGGTATTATACTCAACTATAGCCCGTGGTCCTTTATCAGTTGTTCTGATGAAAGGACAGTGTCTGAGCCTACTTCCTGCTCCATTGGCCGGTTGTGAGAAAGCCCTTATATGGTCTTGGGATGGTTCAGCAATAGGAGGGTTAGGAAAGAAAGTTGAAGGGAATTTAGTGAAGGGTAGTATACTCCTACATTGTTTAAATTCGCTTCTTAGATATTCGGCTGTGTTGGTGCTTCCTCTCAGTAGGGCTGATCTTAGTAAATCCGGAAATGTAATTACTTTGGATATTCCTTTGCCCTTAAAGAACTCAGATGGGACTGTTGCCTCTGTAGGAAAAGAGTTAGGACTGTCTGAAGAAGAAAATTCTAAGTTGAAACCTCTCTTAACTGAGTTGGCAAAAACGGCAGAACTGTCATCAGTTGGTTACATTCGCCTGTTGAGATTATTTAGTGGGCGAGAATCAAATAAACTCTCTTCTGGCACATATGATTGGGTTCCATTAAGTGTGGAATTTGGGATCCCGCTATTTAGTCCAAAATTGTGCAGTAACATATGCAAAAGGATAGCTTCATCGGGATTGCTTCAGTGTGACTCATTTAGTGAACACCATGATGCAATGGTAAGCTTAAGGAAAAAGTTACGCGACGTTTGTGCCGACTATCAATCAACCGGTTCAGCCGCAAAGCTTCTTTACCATAAAGAGCAACCCAGGGACTTCTCTGGACCAATAACAAACTATGCTAGCGGAAGATGGAATTCATTTAGGGATGCTGCTTCTCCCATTTCAGGGACATCAACTCCACAACAAAGGGTTAAACTTGCTAATCGACAACGCTTCCAAACCGGAGTATTGTGCTTCGATGGAAGTAACATCAG ATCATATGCATTAGCTCCTGCTTATGAAACTTCCACAAGAACTATTGCAGAAATGCAGCATACAGATACAACTAATACTGAACCAGAAGAAAATGATAGCAAAGAAGCAACCCTCCCTGGcgttaatattatttttgatgGTTCCGAGTTGCATCCATTTGAGATATGTGCTTGCCTCCAAGCTCGCCAACCGGTTTCCTTAATAATAGAGGCTGCAACTGCTTCAGCATCTACAACAATCAAATAG
- the LOC112702240 gene encoding uncharacterized protein isoform X2: MVELLLINGGTGKMRRAEVTVEELLVDRAVKEECTYENLPKRLQATVSSKDEWHKRIVQHCIKKRLQWSSCYARKVSKENEYYDEMIPYLRKHLALFPYHLSEYVCRVMRVSAFRYYCDMLFEVMKNEQPYDSIPNFSAADALRLTGIGRNEFIDIMNKCRSKKIMWKINKSIAREHLPTQPVDFPIEPWWGVCLVNFTLDEFKKLSEDEMATIDKVCKEEANSFVMFDAAVVRALSKRGLVYFDIPVYPDDRLKVSRLEGFVSNREQSFEDPIEDLVYAVFVVSNENATVSELATTLQADLSHLQAAAAFMCRLGWATKAMDPQPVVLDTSIPGSPKSVSGDEDAFSACLGSENQLVDGESIQGDTPRSKNHGHRSSYTRVAFMVDANITSYLMMGSVSPGLKSHAVTLYEAGKLGHASIDDLCKDLSTIEGVTFEGELQEFADHASSLRCVLECLQSGGVLTTVAKEEEEIDKTSVVTSSNDEAKEEEGNGKTSAVTSSNDEAKEEEGNGKTSVVTSSNDKAKEEEGIGKTSAVTSSNDEAEEEEGIGKTREVTSSNDEAEEEEGIGKTREVTSSNDEAEEEEGIGNMNMVTSSNDEAKEDEGIGNMSMVTSSNDESSSVITAVSSAEKSENSRISEADINNDNLLDSEEHEETSISSEPVPSSMKDETHHSPSEDDSGHIHKASKSDTHIPVVENPLILGIEKLKKRKKYRVDILRSESLASLAPATLNRLFIHDYDIVVSIVPLPSSSILPKPTGPIHFGPPAYSSMTPWMKLVLYSTIARGPLSVVLMKGQCLSLLPAPLAGCEKALIWSWDGSAIGGLGKKVEGNLVKGSILLHCLNSLLRYSAVLVLPLSRADLSKSGNVITLDIPLPLKNSDGTVASVGKELGLSEEENSKLKPLLTELAKTAELSSVGYIRLLRLFSGRESNKLSSGTYDWVPLSVEFGIPLFSPKLCSNICKRIASSGLLQCDSFSEHHDAMVSLRKKLRDVCADYQSTGSAAKLLYHKEQPRDFSGPITNYASGRWNSFRDAASPISGTSTPQQRVKLANRQRFQTGVLCFDGSNIRSYALAPAYETSTRTIAEMQHTDTTNTEPEENDSKEATLPGVNIIFDGSELHPFEICACLQARQPVSLIIEAATASASTTIK, from the exons ATGGTGGAATTGTTGTTGATTAATGGGGGTACTGGGAAAATGCGGCGTGCTGAGGTGACAGTTGAGGAACTGCTGGTGGACAGAGCAGTCAAGGAAGAATGCACATATGAGAATCTTCCCAAAAGGCTGCAAGCAACTGTGTCTTCCAAAGATGAATGGCACAAAAG GATAGTTCAGCACTGCATAAAGAAGAGACTTCAATGGAGTAGTTGTTATGCCCGGAAAGTCAGTAAAGAAAATGAATATTATGACGAAATGATACCGTACTTGCGAAAGCATCTTGCT CTATTTCCATATCACTTGTCAGAGTACGTGTGTCGTGTAATGAGAGTATCAGCTTTCAGATATTACTGTGATATGCTTTTTGAAGTAATGAAAAATG agCAACCTTATGACAGCATCCCAAATTTTAGTGCCGCAGATGCTTTAAGACTTACAGGAATTGGGAGAAATGAATTTATTGATATAATGAACAAGTGCAGATCTAAG AAAATCATGTGGAAAATAAACAAGTCAATAGCAAGAGAACATTTGCCTACTCAACCTGTGGATTTTCCAATTGAACCATGGTGGGGAGTTTGCCTTGTCAACTTTACATTGGATGAATTTAAG AAACTCTCCGAAGATGAAATGGCCACAATAGACAAAGTCTGCAAGGAAGAGGCAAATTCATTTGTCATGTTTGATGCTGCTGTTGTAAGGGCTCTTAGCAAACGAGGACTGGTCTACTTTGACATTCCTGTCTATCCTGATGACCGACTCAAAG TTTCCAGGCTTGAAGGTTTTGTTTCTAACAGGGAGCAGTCTTTTGAAGATCCTATTGAAGA TTTGGTGTATGCAGTTTTTGTTGTTTCAAATGAAAATGCAACTGTTAGTGAGTTGGCAACAACGCTACAGGCTGATTTGTCACATCTGCAGGCAGCTGCTGCTTTTATGTGTAGATTGGGATGGGCAACAAAAGCAATGGATCCTCAACCTGTTGTTCTAGATACAAGTATACCTGGTTCTCCTAAGAGTGTAAGTGGTGACGAAGATGCCTTTAGTGCTTGTTTGGGTTCAGAGAATCAGCTTGTTGATGGTGAATCCATTCAAGGGGATACTCCACGTTCAAAGAACCATGGCCATCGTTCTTCTTATACTCGTGTTGCTTTCATGGTTGATGCCAATATTACTTCATATCTTATGATGGGTTCTGTTTCACCAG GTCTGAAATCTCATGCAGTAACACTATATGAAGCGGGGAAGTTGGGTCATGCCAGCATTGATGATCTTTGCAAGGATCTTAGTACTATAGAGGGTGTAACATTTGAGGGAGAACTACAGGAATTCGCAGATCATGCATCTAGTCTGCGTTGTGTATTAGAATGTCTACAATCAGGGGGAGTACTAACTACTGTAGCTAAAGAAGAGGAGGAAATTGATAAGACGAGTGTGGTTACTTCAAGCAATGATGAAgctaaagaggaggaaggaaatGGTAAGACGAGTGCGGTTACTTCAAGCAATGATGAAgctaaagaggaggaaggaaatGGTAAGACGAGTGTGGTTACTTCAAGCAATGATAAAgctaaagaggaggaaggaaTTGGTAAGACGAGTGCAGTTACTTCAAGCAATGATGAAGCTGAAGAGGAGGAAGGAATTGGTAAGACGAGGGAAGTTACTTCAAGCAATGATGAAGCTGAAGAGGAGGAAGGAATTGGTAAGACGAGGGAAGTTACTTCAAGCAATGATGAAGCGGAAGAAGAGGAAGGAATTGGTAATATGAATATGGTTACTTCAAGCAATGATGAAGCTAAAGAGGATGAAGGAATTGGTAACATGAGTATGGTTACTTCAAGTAATGATGAGTCAAGTTCTGTGATCACAGCAGTATCTTCTGCAGAAAAGTCAGAAAACTCTCGTATTTCAGAGGCTGATATAAACAATGATAATTTATTAGATTCAGAAGAGCATGAGGAGACTTCTATTTCCTCTGAACCTGTTCCTAGTAGTATGAAGGATGAAACCCATCATAGTCCATCGGAAGATGACAGTGGTCACATTCATAAAGCTAGTAAGTCAGACACACATATCCCGGTTGTTGAGAATCCATTAATACTTGGAATAGAAAAgctaaaaaagagaaagaaatatcGTGTAGATATCCTCCGCTCTGAAAGTTTGGCTTCTCTTGCACCAGCAACTCTTAATCGTCTATTTATTCATGATTATGATATAGTTGTGTCCATAGTGCCTCTTCCTAGTTCATCAATTCTTCCTAAACCCACAGGTCCAATTCATTTTGGTCCTCCTGCCTATTCTTCTATGACTCCATGGATGAAATTGGTATTATACTCAACTATAGCCCGTGGTCCTTTATCAGTTGTTCTGATGAAAGGACAGTGTCTGAGCCTACTTCCTGCTCCATTGGCCGGTTGTGAGAAAGCCCTTATATGGTCTTGGGATGGTTCAGCAATAGGAGGGTTAGGAAAGAAAGTTGAAGGGAATTTAGTGAAGGGTAGTATACTCCTACATTGTTTAAATTCGCTTCTTAGATATTCGGCTGTGTTGGTGCTTCCTCTCAGTAGGGCTGATCTTAGTAAATCCGGAAATGTAATTACTTTGGATATTCCTTTGCCCTTAAAGAACTCAGATGGGACTGTTGCCTCTGTAGGAAAAGAGTTAGGACTGTCTGAAGAAGAAAATTCTAAGTTGAAACCTCTCTTAACTGAGTTGGCAAAAACGGCAGAACTGTCATCAGTTGGTTACATTCGCCTGTTGAGATTATTTAGTGGGCGAGAATCAAATAAACTCTCTTCTGGCACATATGATTGGGTTCCATTAAGTGTGGAATTTGGGATCCCGCTATTTAGTCCAAAATTGTGCAGTAACATATGCAAAAGGATAGCTTCATCGGGATTGCTTCAGTGTGACTCATTTAGTGAACACCATGATGCAATGGTAAGCTTAAGGAAAAAGTTACGCGACGTTTGTGCCGACTATCAATCAACCGGTTCAGCCGCAAAGCTTCTTTACCATAAAGAGCAACCCAGGGACTTCTCTGGACCAATAACAAACTATGCTAGCGGAAGATGGAATTCATTTAGGGATGCTGCTTCTCCCATTTCAGGGACATCAACTCCACAACAAAGGGTTAAACTTGCTAATCGACAACGCTTCCAAACCGGAGTATTGTGCTTCGATGGAAGTAACATCAG ATCATATGCATTAGCTCCTGCTTATGAAACTTCCACAAGAACTATTGCAGAAATGCAGCATACAGATACAACTAATACTGAACCAGAAGAAAATGATAGCAAAGAAGCAACCCTCCCTGGcgttaatattatttttgatgGTTCCGAGTTGCATCCATTTGAGATATGTGCTTGCCTCCAAGCTCGCCAACCGGTTTCCTTAATAATAGAGGCTGCAACTGCTTCAGCATCTACAACAATCAAATAG
- the LOC112702241 gene encoding plant UBX domain-containing protein 4 isoform X1 — METTNPDNPDATAALVDSFCEVTSATKQEALFFLESHNYDLDAALTTFLDNDANNNNTAAAAAATATVAANISPPNNAVANPNALSESPSPASEPHSPDFSPSPSRSRSASPTPSRAPYELRSKRASGKEPAAKSSGSQRGGIRTLRDLKRSSTDQGDEDDDDDDSDEGQYFYAGGQKSSMLVQDPTKGTDVDDIFDQARQSAVDPPSENTSRSRSFTGTGRLLTGETVPSAPLPLEPITHAVTFWRNGFSVGDGPLRSFDDPQNASFLESIKRSECPKELEPAERKTSVHVSLTRKDENYPEPAKPRHLPFRGVGRTLGSSSSSGEAAGESRVAAPVPTMGLVIDESQPVTSIQLRLADGTRMVSRFNHHHTIRDVRAFIDASRPGGATSYQLQTMGFPPKQLTEMDQTIEQAGIANSVIIQRL; from the exons ATGGAAACGACGAATCCCGATAATCCCGACGCCACCGCCGCCCTAGTCGACTCCTTCTGCGAGGTCACCTCCGCCACCAAGCAAGAAGCGCTTTTCTTCCTCGAATCCCACAACTACGACCTCGACGCCGCCCTCACCACTTTCCTCGACAACGatgccaacaacaacaacaccgCTGCCGCTGCCGCTGCCACTGCAACTGTCGCCGCTAACATTTCTCCTCCAAACAACGCCGTTGCGAATCCCAACGCCCTTTCCGAATCTCCTTCTCCTGCTTCCGAGCCTCACTCCCCTGACTTCTCGCCCTCTCCCTCTCGCTCCCGTTCTGCTTCTCCTACTCCCTCACGCGCTCCCTACGAGCTCCGATCGAAACGGGCCAGCGGTAAGGAACCCGCCGCTAAGTCCTCAGGAAGCCAACGTGGCGGAATCCGCACGCTCCGTGATCTCAAACGCTCTTCTACCGATCAAGGGGACGAAGACGACGACGATGATGATTCTGATGAGGGTCAGTACTTCTACGCTGGCGGTCAGAAGAG TAGCATGCTTGTCCAAGATCCTACCAAAGGTACCGATGTGGATGATATTTTTGATCAAGCGAGACAGTCAGCTGTTGATCCACCTTCTGAAAATACATCAAGGTCAAGGAGTTTTACTGGCACAGGAAGATTGCTTACTGGAGAGACTGTGCCATCTGCTCCTCTACCATTAGAGCCTATTACACATGCAGTCACTTTCTGGAGGAATGGGTTCTCTGTCGGTGATGGTCCTTTACGGAGTTTTGATGATCCACAGAACGCATCATTTCTGGAG AGCATAAAGAGATCCGAGTGTCCCAAGGAGCTTGAACCAGCAGAGCGAAAAACTTCTGTCCATGTCAGCCTCACAAGGAAGGATGAAAACTACCCT GAACCAGCAAAGCCACGTCATCTCCCTTTCCGTGGTGTTGGAAGAACTTTAGGTAGCAGCTCCTCCAGTGGTGAAGCAGCTGGTGAATCTCGCGTAGCAGCTCCAGTGCCAACAATGGGTTTAGTCATAGATGAGTCACAGCCAGTAACATCAATCCAGTTAAGGTTAGCTGATGGTACACGCATGGTTTCTCGTTTCAATCACCACCACACTATCAGAGATGTCCGAGCATTCATTGATGCATCAAGACCCGGTGGAGCAACAAGTTACCAACTGCAGACAATGGGTTTCCCTCCCAAACAACTCACTGAAATGGACCAGACTATAGAGCAAGCTGGTATAGCCAATTCAGTTATCATCCAAAGATTGTAG
- the LOC112702241 gene encoding plant UBX domain-containing protein 4 isoform X2, giving the protein METTNPDNPDATAALVDSFCEVTSATKQEALFFLESHNYDLDAALTTFLDNDANNNNTAAAAAATATVAANISPPNNAVANPNALSESPSPASEPHSPDFSPSPSRSRSASPTPSRAPYELRSKRASGKEPAAKSSGSQRGGIRTLRDLKRSSTDQGDEDDDDDDSDEGQYFYAGGQKSMLVQDPTKGTDVDDIFDQARQSAVDPPSENTSRSRSFTGTGRLLTGETVPSAPLPLEPITHAVTFWRNGFSVGDGPLRSFDDPQNASFLESIKRSECPKELEPAERKTSVHVSLTRKDENYPEPAKPRHLPFRGVGRTLGSSSSSGEAAGESRVAAPVPTMGLVIDESQPVTSIQLRLADGTRMVSRFNHHHTIRDVRAFIDASRPGGATSYQLQTMGFPPKQLTEMDQTIEQAGIANSVIIQRL; this is encoded by the exons ATGGAAACGACGAATCCCGATAATCCCGACGCCACCGCCGCCCTAGTCGACTCCTTCTGCGAGGTCACCTCCGCCACCAAGCAAGAAGCGCTTTTCTTCCTCGAATCCCACAACTACGACCTCGACGCCGCCCTCACCACTTTCCTCGACAACGatgccaacaacaacaacaccgCTGCCGCTGCCGCTGCCACTGCAACTGTCGCCGCTAACATTTCTCCTCCAAACAACGCCGTTGCGAATCCCAACGCCCTTTCCGAATCTCCTTCTCCTGCTTCCGAGCCTCACTCCCCTGACTTCTCGCCCTCTCCCTCTCGCTCCCGTTCTGCTTCTCCTACTCCCTCACGCGCTCCCTACGAGCTCCGATCGAAACGGGCCAGCGGTAAGGAACCCGCCGCTAAGTCCTCAGGAAGCCAACGTGGCGGAATCCGCACGCTCCGTGATCTCAAACGCTCTTCTACCGATCAAGGGGACGAAGACGACGACGATGATGATTCTGATGAGGGTCAGTACTTCTACGCTGGCGGTCAGAAGAG CATGCTTGTCCAAGATCCTACCAAAGGTACCGATGTGGATGATATTTTTGATCAAGCGAGACAGTCAGCTGTTGATCCACCTTCTGAAAATACATCAAGGTCAAGGAGTTTTACTGGCACAGGAAGATTGCTTACTGGAGAGACTGTGCCATCTGCTCCTCTACCATTAGAGCCTATTACACATGCAGTCACTTTCTGGAGGAATGGGTTCTCTGTCGGTGATGGTCCTTTACGGAGTTTTGATGATCCACAGAACGCATCATTTCTGGAG AGCATAAAGAGATCCGAGTGTCCCAAGGAGCTTGAACCAGCAGAGCGAAAAACTTCTGTCCATGTCAGCCTCACAAGGAAGGATGAAAACTACCCT GAACCAGCAAAGCCACGTCATCTCCCTTTCCGTGGTGTTGGAAGAACTTTAGGTAGCAGCTCCTCCAGTGGTGAAGCAGCTGGTGAATCTCGCGTAGCAGCTCCAGTGCCAACAATGGGTTTAGTCATAGATGAGTCACAGCCAGTAACATCAATCCAGTTAAGGTTAGCTGATGGTACACGCATGGTTTCTCGTTTCAATCACCACCACACTATCAGAGATGTCCGAGCATTCATTGATGCATCAAGACCCGGTGGAGCAACAAGTTACCAACTGCAGACAATGGGTTTCCCTCCCAAACAACTCACTGAAATGGACCAGACTATAGAGCAAGCTGGTATAGCCAATTCAGTTATCATCCAAAGATTGTAG